A single Methanosphaera cuniculi DNA region contains:
- a CDS encoding phosphate signaling complex PhoU family protein: MPKNIKNNTLKEILDIILYEAPSTQDEIAEKLNISRRYVTKLLKPLIDEDIIKKAYVVDIKKFNEMSENYETENSAPEYSGEFFIKEMLKDMGEQILKQFDWSFEALKNKDVTLAHKALNEDKTTNHMYNKIRSSTDTVISLDPYFEFNNTIMFNEIAYDMERIGDHICHIPKFVIEENKQVQKPVLDALEEMYNISRHMFKKAVQSFLKRDLNIKEKMDRYEEDLTNYQKLATKRISSQMTKDDINKNNSTYYLVLFRVVKSFERIGDISIEITEASTQFYLEKKNLN, encoded by the coding sequence ACACAGGATGAAATAGCTGAAAAACTAAATATAAGTAGAAGATATGTTACTAAACTTCTTAAACCCCTAATAGATGAAGATATTATAAAAAAAGCATATGTTGTTGATATTAAGAAGTTTAATGAAATGTCAGAAAACTATGAAACAGAAAACTCAGCACCAGAATATTCAGGAGAATTTTTCATAAAAGAAATGTTAAAAGATATGGGAGAACAAATACTAAAACAATTTGACTGGTCATTTGAAGCTCTTAAAAACAAGGATGTGACACTTGCACATAAAGCATTAAATGAGGATAAAACAACAAATCATATGTATAATAAAATTAGATCATCTACTGATACTGTAATATCACTTGATCCATACTTCGAATTTAACAACACTATAATGTTTAATGAAATAGCATATGATATGGAACGTATTGGTGATCATATCTGTCATATACCAAAGTTTGTAATTGAAGAAAATAAACAAGTACAAAAACCTGTTCTTGATGCACTTGAGGAAATGTATAATATATCACGTCATATGTTTAAAAAAGCTGTTCAAAGTTTTCTTAAACGTGATTTAAACATTAAAGAGAAGATGGACAGATATGAAGAAGATCTTACTAATTATCAGAAACTTGCAACTAAAAGAATTTCAAGTCAAATGACAAAAGATGATATTAATAAAAATAATTCAACATATTATCTGGTACTATTTCGTGTAGTTAAGTCTTTTGAACGTATTGGTGATATTTCAATTGAAATAACAGAGGCTTCAACACAGTTTTATCTTGAAAAGAAAAACTTAAATTAG
- a CDS encoding phosphate ABC transporter substrate-binding protein, translating into MKQKYKITILSLIIIIITLFMIFTPGIAKHKNIAVVGSSSVQPVAEKLSEEYTQQHPSYKITVQGGGSTMGLNSIKKNSAQIGTYSTTLDDNPQIKQTKIATDAIAIITNTKNNLDDLTQQQIQDIFTGKITNWKQVGGEDAQIHVITREAGSGTRDAIEKLLMNNTNFKSDAIVQSSTGSLIKTVESDPNAIGYASLSDLKKDNNVKQLNVDEITPTVENVKNNKYPITRPFLFLTNSTPSNETQQFIDWTLSEEGQKIIADEGLIPVN; encoded by the coding sequence ATGAAACAAAAATATAAAATAACAATACTATCTCTCATCATAATTATAATAACACTATTTATGATATTTACCCCAGGAATAGCTAAACACAAAAATATAGCAGTTGTAGGATCCTCATCAGTACAACCTGTAGCTGAAAAACTATCTGAAGAATACACACAACAACATCCTTCATATAAAATAACAGTACAAGGTGGAGGATCTACCATGGGACTAAATAGTATAAAGAAAAACTCAGCACAAATTGGAACATACTCAACAACACTAGATGATAATCCCCAAATAAAACAAACAAAAATAGCAACAGATGCCATAGCAATAATAACAAACACAAAAAATAACCTAGATGACTTAACACAACAACAAATACAAGACATATTCACAGGAAAAATAACCAACTGGAAACAAGTTGGAGGAGAAGATGCACAAATACATGTTATAACACGAGAAGCAGGATCAGGAACACGAGATGCAATCGAAAAACTACTAATGAATAACACAAACTTTAAATCAGATGCAATAGTTCAAAGTTCAACAGGATCACTTATAAAAACTGTAGAATCAGACCCTAATGCTATAGGATATGCTTCATTATCAGACCTTAAAAAAGATAATAATGTAAAACAACTAAATGTAGATGAAATAACACCAACAGTTGAAAATGTTAAAAATAACAAATACCCAATAACAAGACCATTTTTATTCCTAACAAACTCAACACCATCAAATGAAACACAACAATTCATAGACTGGACATTATCAGAAGAAGGACAAAAAATAATAGCAGATGAAGGATTAATACCTGTAAACTAA
- the pstC gene encoding phosphate ABC transporter permease subunit PstC, which translates to MNKLHENIIEKSLKIISILVILAVLLIISFIIVESIPAIQKIGFIEFIFGSVWDPKHDIYGVLPMITSTLIMITISLIIAIPLSIGCAIFTTQYANNFMRKILKPTIQTLAGIPSVIYGFFGLVIIVPFIRENIGGSGFSLLSASIILAIMILPTIITISEDSLKAIPEDFYEISYALGATKLQTIRKAILPSALPGIITAIILGLGRAIGETMAVIMIAGNVAEYPTSVLSPVRSLTSNIALEMGYAIDLHYNALFMTGLILLVVIMILIAIAQYVQNKNKLEGM; encoded by the coding sequence ATGAACAAACTACATGAAAACATAATAGAAAAATCTCTAAAAATAATATCAATACTTGTAATTTTAGCAGTACTTTTAATTATTTCATTCATAATAGTTGAATCAATTCCAGCAATACAAAAAATAGGATTTATTGAATTCATCTTCGGCAGTGTATGGGATCCTAAACATGATATTTATGGTGTACTTCCAATGATTACATCAACACTTATTATGATTACAATCTCATTAATAATTGCAATTCCATTATCTATTGGATGTGCAATTTTCACAACACAATATGCAAATAACTTCATGAGAAAAATTTTAAAGCCAACAATTCAAACACTAGCAGGAATTCCTTCTGTAATATATGGTTTTTTTGGACTTGTAATTATAGTTCCATTTATTCGTGAAAATATAGGAGGTTCAGGTTTTAGTCTTCTTTCAGCATCAATAATTCTTGCTATAATGATACTTCCAACAATAATTACAATATCAGAAGATTCACTAAAAGCTATACCTGAAGATTTCTATGAAATTTCCTATGCTCTTGGTGCAACAAAATTACAAACTATACGAAAAGCTATACTACCCTCAGCTCTTCCTGGTATAATAACTGCCATAATACTAGGTCTTGGTCGTGCAATTGGTGAGACTATGGCTGTTATAATGATTGCAGGAAATGTAGCTGAATATCCAACATCAGTACTTTCACCAGTCCGAAGTCTTACATCTAATATAGCACTTGAAATGGGTTATGCTATTGATCTTCATTATAATGCACTTTTTATGACAGGACTTATTCTCCTTGTTGTAATTATGATTCTTATTGCAATAGCCCAGTATGTTCAAAATAAAAATAAACTTGAAGGTATGTGA
- the pstA gene encoding phosphate ABC transporter permease PstA has product MNLNIKFQDKLAKYIFWSIGIFTILILVTIIGYIFINGIGYVTLDFILTSPKDFGASGGILPMIISTIYVTFFAILISTPLGIAVAVYLHEYTQKSHLTETIRYALKLLASLPSIIFGLFGLIFFVEFMNLGWCVLSASLTLALMALPTIIQTTENALDAIPESYKEASLALGATKFETIIKVIIPAAIPAITTGIILAITRAIEETAAVMYTVGSSTAIPLSIFDPARPLPLHIYMLATESVSLNNTYATAVVLILLILIITFTTNYLVERQQRKLKGE; this is encoded by the coding sequence ATGAATTTAAATATAAAATTTCAAGATAAACTTGCTAAGTATATATTTTGGAGTATTGGAATATTTACAATACTCATACTTGTCACTATAATAGGTTACATATTTATAAATGGTATTGGATATGTGACACTAGATTTTATTTTAACTTCTCCTAAAGATTTTGGAGCTAGTGGTGGAATTCTTCCAATGATTATATCAACAATATATGTAACATTTTTTGCAATACTTATATCAACACCACTTGGAATTGCTGTTGCTGTTTATCTTCATGAATACACCCAAAAAAGTCATTTAACTGAAACTATTAGGTATGCATTAAAACTTCTTGCATCATTACCTTCAATAATTTTCGGATTATTTGGACTTATATTTTTTGTTGAATTCATGAATCTCGGATGGTGTGTTCTTTCAGCTTCATTAACACTTGCATTAATGGCTCTTCCAACAATAATACAGACTACCGAAAATGCTCTTGATGCAATACCAGAATCATACAAAGAAGCCAGTCTTGCTCTTGGTGCAACAAAATTTGAAACAATTATTAAAGTTATTATACCAGCAGCTATACCTGCAATAACTACAGGAATTATACTTGCAATAACTCGTGCAATTGAAGAAACAGCAGCTGTAATGTATACTGTTGGATCATCAACAGCAATACCTTTATCAATATTTGATCCTGCAAGACCATTACCATTACATATTTACATGCTTGCAACAGAATCTGTATCATTAAATAATACTTATGCTACAGCAGTAGTTTTAATACTACTTATATTAATTATAACATTTACAACAAACTATCTTGTTGAACGTCAACAAAGAAAACTTAAAGGAGAATAG
- the pstB gene encoding phosphate ABC transporter ATP-binding protein PstB yields the protein MSENMIDVKNLNTYFNSTQILKNININIKPNTVTALIGPSGCGKSTFLRTLNKMNNLTHTFKMTGEITIDNEPFENIDDVALRKKVGMVFQKANPFPKSIYENIAYGLRIHGMKDEDKINDIVIKTLKDVALYDEIKDDIHRSAYKLSGGQQQRLCIARSIAVSPKIILMDEPCSALDPISTLKIEDLIYELKKDYTIIIVTHNMQQATRVSDNTAFFLNGEIIEIGDTNEIFLHPKKQETENYITGKFG from the coding sequence ATGTCTGAAAATATGATAGATGTAAAAAACTTAAATACCTACTTTAACTCAACACAAATACTTAAAAATATAAATATAAACATCAAACCTAATACAGTTACAGCATTAATAGGACCTTCAGGATGTGGTAAATCAACATTTCTAAGAACTCTTAATAAAATGAATAATCTGACACACACATTTAAAATGACAGGTGAAATTACAATAGATAATGAACCATTTGAAAATATAGATGATGTAGCTTTACGAAAAAAAGTAGGAATGGTATTTCAAAAAGCTAATCCTTTTCCTAAATCAATTTATGAAAATATAGCTTATGGACTAAGAATTCATGGAATGAAAGATGAAGATAAAATAAATGACATAGTTATAAAAACATTAAAAGATGTGGCTTTATATGATGAAATAAAAGATGATATTCATCGTAGTGCTTATAAACTATCAGGAGGACAACAACAAAGACTCTGTATAGCACGAAGTATAGCTGTATCTCCAAAAATTATACTAATGGATGAACCATGTTCAGCACTAGATCCAATTTCTACACTAAAAATAGAAGACTTAATCTATGAACTTAAAAAAGATTACACAATTATCATAGTAACACACAACATGCAACAAGCTACTCGTGTATCTGATAATACAGCATTCTTTTTAAATGGTGAAATTATAGAAATTGGAGATACAAATGAGATATTTCTACATCCTAAAAAACAAGAAACTGAAAATTACATAACAGGAAAATTTGGATAA
- a CDS encoding phosphate signaling complex PhoU family protein, which yields MYEIRINFQKQLKKLKNDLIKLDDEIIKNFKKSINLFKTYDDNIFNEIKSEIKKIKSDNKNIEEECLELLATQQPLACDLIFIENCMKISSNLSDITRLTFNITKTAKQLQKDKISKKPLDTIMKMSEDVENMLNNCVKVFLNQDKTKALEIKQNDDVVDEYFDKFIINIKNTIKQKPETVNTLISFLLVGRYLERMADRAETIALITFQV from the coding sequence ATGTATGAAATACGAATAAACTTCCAAAAACAACTTAAAAAACTTAAAAACGACTTAATTAAGTTAGATGATGAAATAATTAAAAACTTTAAAAAATCAATAAATCTATTTAAAACATATGATGATAACATCTTTAATGAAATAAAATCTGAAATAAAAAAAATTAAAAGTGATAATAAAAATATAGAAGAAGAATGTTTAGAACTTCTTGCAACACAACAACCACTAGCGTGTGATTTAATATTTATTGAAAACTGTATGAAAATATCATCTAATCTAAGTGATATAACACGTCTAACATTTAATATAACAAAAACTGCAAAACAACTTCAAAAAGATAAAATTTCAAAAAAACCTTTAGATACTATAATGAAAATGTCAGAAGATGTAGAAAACATGCTTAATAATTGTGTTAAAGTATTTTTAAATCAGGATAAAACTAAAGCATTAGAAATTAAACAAAATGATGATGTGGTTGATGAATATTTTGATAAGTTTATAATTAATATAAAAAATACAATAAAACAGAAGCCTGAAACTGTTAATACTCTTATATCATTTCTACTAGTAGGACGGTATCTTGAACGTATGGCTGATCGTGCAGAAACTATTGCTCTTATCACATTCCAAGTATAA
- a CDS encoding TIGR04076 family protein, whose protein sequence is MMKKVKITVLKTTKQEDLAEEYGIENFSTCPLLKEGEIFYADYAKPEGFCDEAWKAIYQYVFALAHGVDENLFYYNDWIRKPGVAIVCCNDGLRPVIFKLEKTDIISEPNKE, encoded by the coding sequence ATGATGAAAAAAGTAAAAATAACAGTTTTAAAAACAACAAAACAAGAAGATCTAGCAGAAGAATATGGAATTGAAAACTTTTCAACCTGTCCACTACTAAAAGAAGGAGAGATATTTTATGCAGACTATGCAAAACCAGAAGGATTTTGTGATGAAGCATGGAAAGCAATTTACCAATACGTATTTGCATTAGCACATGGAGTAGATGAAAATCTATTTTACTACAATGATTGGATACGAAAACCAGGAGTAGCAATAGTATGTTGTAATGATGGTCTAAGACCTGTAATATTTAAACTTGAAAAAACTGATATAATTTCAGAACCAAACAAAGAATAA
- a CDS encoding fumarate hydratase, whose amino-acid sequence MITQEEICNTVCDLYREAAIVLPDDIKEALKAAYENEESEIARLNIETVLKNIQIAEEKSLPMCQDTGLPIIFVKLGNVKVENLHQGIIDGVKKATKEVPLRTNVVDPLTRKNTGNNVGKDIPQINVELTDTDTLEITVFPKGFGSENNNRLEMLLPGEGIDGIKKFFEESVLKAGGKPCPPTVLGVGIGGSSDMVMKLAKKALLRPINESNSDPRLAKLEEELKTIANDTDIGPMGLGGKTTTLGVNVELADTHTAGLPVAICVQCWAARRATAILKDE is encoded by the coding sequence ATGATAACACAAGAAGAAATTTGTAATACTGTATGTGATTTATATCGTGAGGCTGCAATTGTTTTACCTGATGATATTAAGGAAGCCTTAAAAGCAGCTTATGAAAATGAAGAATCAGAAATTGCACGTCTTAATATTGAAACTGTTCTTAAAAATATACAAATAGCTGAGGAAAAATCACTTCCAATGTGTCAGGATACTGGTCTTCCTATCATATTTGTTAAACTTGGAAATGTGAAAGTTGAAAACTTACATCAAGGAATTATTGATGGTGTAAAAAAAGCAACTAAAGAAGTTCCACTAAGAACAAATGTGGTAGATCCACTAACACGTAAAAATACAGGAAACAATGTGGGAAAAGACATACCACAAATTAATGTAGAACTAACAGATACTGATACACTTGAAATAACTGTTTTTCCTAAAGGATTTGGGTCAGAAAATAATAATCGTCTTGAAATGCTACTTCCAGGTGAAGGTATTGATGGAATTAAGAAATTCTTTGAAGAATCTGTACTGAAAGCTGGTGGAAAACCATGTCCTCCAACAGTGCTTGGAGTAGGTATTGGTGGATCATCTGATATGGTAATGAAACTTGCAAAAAAAGCACTATTAAGACCAATAAATGAGTCAAATAGTGATCCAAGATTAGCAAAACTTGAAGAAGAACTTAAAACAATAGCAAATGATACAGATATTGGACCTATGGGACTTGGTGGTAAGACAACTACACTTGGTGTAAATGTTGAACTTGCAGATACTCATACAGCTGGTCTTCCTGTTGCAATTTGTGTACAATGTTGGGCTGCAAGACGTGCAACAGCAATACTTAAAGATGAATAA
- a CDS encoding restriction endonuclease subunit S: MFDLKNIEHINSYSYDGEAILIPGEGKIGKILHYVNGKFDYHQRVYKISDFKNVEGKFIYYYLQKNFLHHALKHSLKATVDSLRLPVIKEMKIYFPTLDEQKRIVSLLSKIDTKISLMEQKYNVIKKSKKIILQQLYPENISEVESKIFQNKWDVKKLDEIAEIGDGIHKTPNYVKNGIKFISVKDIHDFSKTTKFIKKEEYDKYKMKTQKNDIFLTRVGTVGKSNILKENEDYTYYVNISLIRADEKINPDYLNQYIKTDSFQRELCKRTLYNTMPIINIKDLKQCLVVFPIMEDQIKIGNLLVIFDEKLRLNQKQIELMKKFKSNLLQKMLV; the protein is encoded by the coding sequence ATGTTCGATCTAAAAAATATAGAACATATAAATTCATATTCATATGATGGTGAAGCTATCTTAATTCCAGGTGAAGGAAAAATTGGTAAAATATTACATTATGTTAATGGAAAATTTGATTATCATCAACGTGTATATAAAATTAGTGATTTTAAAAATGTGGAAGGAAAATTTATTTATTATTATCTTCAAAAAAATTTTTTACATCATGCATTAAAACATTCACTAAAAGCTACTGTTGATTCATTAAGATTACCAGTAATTAAAGAAATGAAAATTTATTTTCCAACATTAGATGAACAAAAACGAATTGTGAGTCTATTATCAAAAATAGATACTAAAATATCCTTAATGGAACAAAAATATAATGTTATCAAAAAATCAAAGAAGATAATATTACAACAATTATATCCTGAAAATATTTCAGAAGTAGAAAGTAAAATATTTCAAAATAAATGGGATGTAAAAAAATTAGATGAAATAGCTGAAATTGGTGATGGAATTCATAAAACTCCTAACTATGTTAAAAATGGAATCAAATTTATAAGTGTTAAAGACATTCATGATTTTTCAAAAACTACTAAATTTATTAAAAAAGAAGAATATGATAAGTATAAAATGAAAACTCAAAAAAATGATATATTTTTAACAAGAGTAGGAACCGTAGGAAAATCAAACATTCTAAAAGAAAATGAAGATTATACCTATTATGTTAATATTTCATTAATAAGAGCAGATGAAAAAATTAATCCAGATTATTTAAATCAATATATAAAAACAGACTCATTTCAAAGAGAACTATGTAAAAGAACATTATATAATACTATGCCAATTATAAATATAAAAGATCTAAAACAATGTTTAGTAGTATTTCCAATAATGGAAGATCAAATAAAAATTGGTAATTTATTAGTAATCTTTGATGAGAAACTTAGGTTAAATCAAAAACAAATAGAATTAATGAAAAAGTTTAAAAGTAATTTGCTTCAGAAGATGCTTGTTTAG
- the porB gene encoding pyruvate synthase subunit PorB produces MDDIDKTEYLAPGHRACAGCGATIAVRLALKALGKNTVAVSATGCLEVITTPYPETSWEIPWIHVAFENAPAVASGVEEALKAQGKEDTNVVVFGGDGGTSDIGLQSLSGAMERQQNIIYICYDNEAYMNTGIQRSSSTPFGASTTTTPAGKVSFGENKPKKNMAMIMAAHGIPYVATACISHPQDLMNKVKKASEIKGPAYIHVLQPCATGWGYPNEKTVKLGKLAVDTHAWILYEIDHGKLNITVKPKEKLPVEEYLKVQKRFKHLKEEEIEIIQMFVDEQSRELGLLEEEE; encoded by the coding sequence ATGGATGATATAGATAAAACAGAATACCTAGCACCAGGACACAGAGCATGTGCAGGATGTGGAGCAACAATAGCAGTAAGACTCGCATTAAAAGCATTAGGTAAAAATACCGTAGCTGTATCAGCAACAGGATGTTTAGAAGTAATAACAACACCATATCCTGAAACCTCATGGGAAATACCATGGATTCACGTAGCATTCGAAAACGCACCAGCAGTAGCAAGTGGAGTAGAAGAAGCATTAAAAGCACAAGGAAAAGAAGATACAAATGTTGTAGTATTTGGAGGAGACGGTGGAACAAGTGATATTGGACTACAATCACTCTCAGGTGCAATGGAAAGACAACAAAACATAATATACATATGTTATGATAACGAAGCATACATGAACACAGGAATTCAAAGAAGTAGTTCAACACCATTTGGAGCATCAACAACCACAACTCCAGCAGGAAAAGTAAGCTTCGGAGAAAATAAGCCAAAGAAAAACATGGCAATGATCATGGCAGCACATGGAATACCATATGTAGCAACAGCATGTATCTCACATCCACAAGATCTAATGAATAAAGTTAAAAAAGCATCAGAAATCAAAGGACCTGCATACATACACGTACTACAACCATGTGCAACCGGATGGGGATATCCTAACGAAAAAACAGTTAAACTAGGTAAATTAGCTGTAGATACACATGCATGGATACTATATGAAATAGATCATGGAAAACTAAACATTACAGTAAAACCAAAAGAAAAATTACCAGTAGAAGAATACCTTAAAGTACAAAAAAGATTCAAACACTTAAAAGAAGAAGAAATAGAAATAATCCAAATGTTTGTAGATGAACAAAGTCGCGAACTAGGACTTCTTGAAGAGGAAGAATAA